From Camelus dromedarius isolate mCamDro1 chromosome 2, mCamDro1.pat, whole genome shotgun sequence, one genomic window encodes:
- the KCNMB3 gene encoding LOW QUALITY PROTEIN: calcium-activated potassium channel subunit beta-3 (The sequence of the model RefSeq protein was modified relative to this genomic sequence to represent the inferred CDS: inserted 2 bases in 2 codons; substituted 1 base at 1 genomic stop codon) — MKPFSIPVQITLQDGRRRQGRTAFSTSGKRNIDHSDGDPPYVHKKLPSNAGKDRAMLLGFAMMAFSVLMFFLLGVTILKPFMLSTQREAANCTIIHTHITDWMDCAFSCGADCRGQGKYPCLQVLVNLTHSGQKALLHYNEVAVQTNSKCFYTPECHQDRKDLLNSALGIKEFFDLKNGTPFSCFYSPDSQSEDVILIKKYDRMVIFHCXWPSLTLVGGALIVGVVRLTQHLSLLCEKYSAXRDEVSGKVPYMARHQLXLWGVGRSKGRSR, encoded by the exons ATGAAGCCGTTCAGCATCCCCGTTCAAATTACCCTCCAGGATGGCCGGAGACGCCAGGGGAG GACAGCCTTTTCTACCTCAGGGAAGAGAAACATAGACCACAGTGATGGAGACCCACCATATGTGCACAAGAAGCTGCCATCCAATGCTGGAAAGGACCGAGCCATGCTGCTAGGGTTTGCAATGATGGCCTTCTCTGTCCTAATGTTTTTCTTGCTTGGAGTAACCATCCTAAAGCCCTTCATGCTCag cACTCAGAGAGAAGCAGCGAACTGCACCATCATCCACACACACATCACGGACTGGATGGACTGCGCTTTCAGCTGTGGGGCGGACTGCCGCGGTCAGGGCAAGTACCCGTGTCTGCAGGTGCTTGTGAACCTCACCCATTCAGGGCAGAAAGCTCTCCTACATTATAACGAAGTGGCTGTCCAGACAAATTCCAAG TGCTTCTACACACCTGAGTGCCACCAAGATAGAAAAGATTTGCTCAACAGTGCTCTGGGCATAAAGGAATTCTTCGATCTCAAAAACGGGACCCCCTTTTCATGCTTCTACAGTCCAGACAGCCAGTCTGAAGATGTTATTCTCATTAAAAAGTATGACCGAATGGTTATCTTCCATT TTTGGCCGTCACTGACTCTGGTAGGTGGTGCCCTGATAGTTGGCGTGGTGCGATTAACACAGCACCTGTCCCTACTGTGTGAAAAATACAGCG GCAGAGACGAGGTAAGTGGCAAAGTACCTTACATGGCCCGGCACCAGCTCTAactgtggggtgtggggaggagcaAAGGAAGGAGCAGGTAA